Proteins from one Danaus plexippus chromosome 2, MEX_DaPlex, whole genome shotgun sequence genomic window:
- the LOC116779795 gene encoding transmembrane protein 164 isoform X1, with translation MFEWAYSGANRAVPRNVGPECAYFLSPQRQIIETIIVTAVCVYTIKKTYPKLKIEQDINYLKSDRGGKRFLVILLALLWGMEIGFKFASRSVIYLLNPCHVTTLIQIYLLAAPPSKTVTALFRIHLNLLNGPLLAFLFPETASRLIFAEASLYWIQHGMMFVIPYYLLRIGGVYNVEPFWDFNWSIFSYCLNLLYHFIILQVIAIPAQVNLNHMLCPAILDPFDGPWYRIAAVVHQAALCPLLCKLFCFTADFCLTKFPPTKVKPRMGDHLNDKKIDETK, from the exons aTGTTTGAATGGGCTTATAGTGGTGCTAATAGAGCTGTGCCTAGAAATGTTGGTCCTGAAtgtgcatattttttatcgccTCAAAGGCAAATAATCGAAACTATAATAGTAACGGCGGTCTGCGTGTACACAATT aaaaaaacATACCCAAAGCTGAAGATTGAACaagacataaattatttaaaaagtgatAGAGGAGGCAAAAGATTTCTTGTTATTTTGCTAGCACTTTTGTGGGGTATGGAAATTGGCTTTAAATTTGCTTCACGcagtgttatatatttactgaaCCCATGTCATGTTACCACATTAATTCAA ATCTATTTATTGGCGGCTCCACCCAGCAAAACTGTTACAGCATTATttagaattcatttaaatttattaaatggacCGTTACTGGCATTCTTATTCCCAGAAACAGCTTCGAGACTA ATATTCGCAGAGGCTTCATTATATTGGATTCAACATGGAATGATGTTTGTCATACCTTATTATCTTTTGAGAATCGGGG gtgTGTATAACGTTGAGCCTTTTTGGGACTTCAACTGGTCTATCTTCAGTTATTGtctcaatttattatatcacttCATAATTCTTCAAGTTATTGCAATT ccCGCCCAAGTGAATTTGAACCACATGCTGTGTCCAGCAATACTAGATCCCTTTGATGGGCCATGGTATCGCATAGCAGCTGTGGTACACCAAGCTGCTCTATGTCCGCTACTATGCAAGTTATTCTGCTTCACAGCTGATTTTTGCCTCACTAAATTCCCACCTACCAAAGTGAAACCACGTATGGGagatcatttaaatgacaagAAAATAGATGAAACTAAATAG
- the LOC116765287 gene encoding F-box/SPRY domain-containing protein 1 has protein sequence MHNPYYLPAVSSYYNRNHKRVRPTALDHLLENIFSYLSLKDLKNCALVCKNWHRILNDENSYVWRLQCIKKLAEEVMKSDLLSNLTTYKAKLRAFYHAWSPYDCSRNIYIKANGFTLHRNPVAQSTDACRGKIGFNRGRHAWEVIWEGPLGTVAVIGVSTKEAPLQCPGYVGLLGSDEQSWGWNLVDNYLLHNGDTQGRYPLLNNCPKYQVGERIRVILDCEGHTLSFERGYEFLGVAFRGLPVKKKLYPTVSAVYGNTEVSMVYLGPPLDG, from the exons ATGCATAATCCGTACTATTTGCCAGCCGTGAGTTCATATTATAATCGCAACCATAAACGAGTCAGACCAACGGCATTGGAccatttattagaaaatatattttcctatttgTCCCTTAAAGATCTAAAAAATTGTGCACTTGTTTGTAAGAACTGGCACCGTATCCTAAACGATGAAAATAGTTATGTGTGGAGGCtacaatgtattaaaaagttaGCTGAAGAAGTTATGAAGTCTGATCTGCTTTCAAATCTTACAACATACAAAGCGAAGTTAAGAGCATTTTATCACGCATGGAGTCCATACGACTGTTCacgaaacatatatataaaagctaATGGATTTACATTGCACAg GAATCCAGTTGCACAAAGTACAGATGCTTGCAGAGGGAAAATCGGCTTCAATCGCGGTAGGCATGCCTGGGAAGTTATTTGGGAAGGGCCTTTAGGTACTGTAGCTGTTATAGGAGTGTCAACAAAGGAAGCACCATTACAATGTCCAGGATATGTTGGTCTCCTTGGTTCTGATGAACAAAGCTGGGGCTGGAATTTAGTTGACaactatttattacacaatGGAGATACACAGGGCCGTTATCCTCTTCTAAACAACTGTCCTAAATATCaa GTAGGTGAGAGAATAAGAGTTATCCTAGATTGTGAAGGGCACACACTATCATTTGAAAGAGGCTATGAATTTCTGGGTGTAGCTTTCAGag GTCTGCCggtaaagaaaaaattgtacCCAACAGTCTCAGCGGTTTACGGAAACACTGAAGTGTCAATGGTCTATCTGGGTCCTCCATTAGatggttaa
- the LOC116779795 gene encoding transmembrane protein 164 isoform X2: MSCYHINSRCRDHRKEIHKIYLLAAPPSKTVTALFRIHLNLLNGPLLAFLFPETASRLIFAEASLYWIQHGMMFVIPYYLLRIGGVYNVEPFWDFNWSIFSYCLNLLYHFIILQVIAIPAQVNLNHMLCPAILDPFDGPWYRIAAVVHQAALCPLLCKLFCFTADFCLTKFPPTKVKPRMGDHLNDKKIDETK; the protein is encoded by the exons ATGTCATGTTACCACATTAATTCAA gATGCAGAGATCATAGAAAAGAAATTCATAAG ATCTATTTATTGGCGGCTCCACCCAGCAAAACTGTTACAGCATTATttagaattcatttaaatttattaaatggacCGTTACTGGCATTCTTATTCCCAGAAACAGCTTCGAGACTA ATATTCGCAGAGGCTTCATTATATTGGATTCAACATGGAATGATGTTTGTCATACCTTATTATCTTTTGAGAATCGGGG gtgTGTATAACGTTGAGCCTTTTTGGGACTTCAACTGGTCTATCTTCAGTTATTGtctcaatttattatatcacttCATAATTCTTCAAGTTATTGCAATT ccCGCCCAAGTGAATTTGAACCACATGCTGTGTCCAGCAATACTAGATCCCTTTGATGGGCCATGGTATCGCATAGCAGCTGTGGTACACCAAGCTGCTCTATGTCCGCTACTATGCAAGTTATTCTGCTTCACAGCTGATTTTTGCCTCACTAAATTCCCACCTACCAAAGTGAAACCACGTATGGGagatcatttaaatgacaagAAAATAGATGAAACTAAATAG